A section of the Flavobacterium ardleyense genome encodes:
- a CDS encoding FMN-binding glutamate synthase family protein — translation MKNFILASTAILLLTLGLAIFLGPSWYVLFAIVLVLTIIGYYDLFQTKHTIMRNYPIFGRLRFVLEELRPKMYQYFIESDIDGRPFNRVDRSTVYQRAKGVRDTIPFGTQLDLYAEGYEWLCHTMSPKPFDTIDHDPRIMIGNKDCQQPYSASILNISAMSFGALSENAVRALSAGAKIGNFAHNTGEGGLSHHHLEEGGDLIWQIGTAYFGCRDEDGRFDPILFAEKSKHPNVKMIELKISQGAKPGHGGILPAEKNTEEIAKIRHIKPFTKVSSPPYHTAFDSPLGMVRFIQELRSLSGGKPVGFKLCIGYKSEFISVCHAMIELDIYPDFIAVDGGEGGTGAAPPEFSNYVGAPLIDSLDFVHNILNGLDIRKHIKIIASGKITSAFHIARVIALGADACYQARGMMISLGCIQALMCNTNQCPTGITTQDPKLTRGLVPEDKKVRVAKYHATTLKNFAELLGATGVTETSNLRRSHIYRRVSLNSMITYEEIFTSIKVGSMLNNEIPEKYLQDFAYADKTQWGLHP, via the coding sequence ATGAAAAATTTTATTCTAGCATCAACAGCTATTTTATTACTCACACTTGGCTTAGCCATTTTTTTAGGACCAAGTTGGTACGTGCTTTTTGCAATTGTTTTGGTACTTACAATCATTGGATACTATGATCTTTTTCAGACAAAGCACACCATTATGCGAAACTATCCAATTTTTGGTCGCTTGCGGTTTGTGTTAGAAGAACTACGTCCAAAGATGTATCAGTATTTTATCGAGTCAGATATTGACGGTCGGCCTTTTAATCGTGTCGATCGCTCGACTGTTTATCAAAGAGCAAAAGGGGTTCGCGATACGATTCCTTTTGGAACGCAACTAGACCTTTATGCCGAAGGTTATGAATGGCTTTGTCATACAATGTCGCCCAAACCCTTTGATACCATTGATCACGATCCACGAATTATGATTGGAAATAAGGATTGCCAGCAACCATATTCAGCTAGTATTCTCAATATTTCGGCAATGAGTTTTGGAGCATTGAGTGAGAATGCGGTGCGAGCATTGAGTGCAGGAGCAAAGATTGGAAATTTTGCGCATAATACAGGCGAAGGTGGATTGAGTCATCATCACTTAGAAGAAGGGGGCGATCTAATTTGGCAGATTGGTACTGCTTATTTCGGGTGTAGAGATGAAGATGGCCGATTTGATCCTATACTTTTTGCCGAAAAATCGAAACATCCTAATGTAAAAATGATCGAACTCAAAATTTCTCAAGGTGCCAAACCAGGTCACGGAGGTATACTTCCAGCTGAAAAAAATACGGAGGAGATTGCAAAAATTCGACATATAAAGCCCTTTACAAAAGTTTCATCGCCACCGTATCATACAGCTTTTGATTCGCCACTCGGGATGGTCCGTTTTATACAAGAATTGCGATCGCTATCGGGAGGAAAACCGGTTGGATTTAAGCTGTGTATTGGGTATAAGAGCGAATTTATTTCGGTTTGCCATGCAATGATAGAATTGGATATTTATCCAGATTTTATCGCCGTAGATGGTGGTGAGGGCGGAACCGGTGCAGCACCCCCAGAATTTAGTAATTATGTAGGTGCGCCGCTAATTGACAGCTTAGATTTTGTTCATAATATTCTAAATGGTCTCGACATTCGCAAGCATATTAAGATCATTGCTTCGGGCAAGATAACCTCTGCTTTTCACATTGCGCGTGTAATTGCGTTGGGTGCAGATGCATGCTACCAAGCGCGTGGAATGATGATTTCATTAGGTTGTATTCAGGCGTTGATGTGCAATACAAATCAATGTCCGACAGGAATTACCACCCAAGATCCTAAATTGACAAGAGGATTGGTGCCCGAAGATAAAAAAGTGCGAGTAGCAAAGTACCATGCAACGACATTGAAAAATTTTGCCGAGCTTCTCGGTGCTACAGGCGTTACCGAAACGTCAAATTTGAGACGTTCTCACATTTACCGTCGAGTTTCGCTTAATAGTATGATTACTTATGAGGAAATATTCACTTCTATAAAAGTTGGTTCAATGCTCAACAATGAGATTCCGGAGAAGTATCTACAAGATTTTGCTTATGCCGATAAAACCCAATGGGGCCTTCATCCATAG
- a CDS encoding GbsR/MarR family transcriptional regulator, with protein sequence MLQQQKEELIELFGQHFENLYHLSPLGSRILGNLIVDGCKSGITFEELVERTGTSKSSVSTNLNLLLKSGKITYYTITGDRKKYYRASPFSERLANYVKIINFEKEIIDKMISYRTKTLSSVQEQNSLDNTKAYKVHMTKVEELILETIDTFKQIEKTQ encoded by the coding sequence ATGTTGCAACAGCAAAAAGAAGAACTTATTGAACTCTTTGGTCAGCATTTTGAAAATTTGTACCACCTTTCTCCACTAGGGTCGAGAATTCTGGGCAATCTGATTGTTGATGGTTGTAAAAGCGGAATTACTTTTGAAGAACTTGTAGAGAGAACAGGCACAAGTAAAAGTTCTGTTTCAACTAATCTTAATCTGCTATTAAAATCTGGAAAAATCACCTACTATACTATTACAGGTGATCGTAAAAAATACTATCGTGCTAGTCCATTCAGTGAACGTCTCGCCAATTACGTCAAGATTATCAACTTTGAAAAGGAAATTATCGATAAGATGATTTCGTACCGAACCAAGACCCTTTCGTCGGTTCAAGAACAAAATAGCTTAGACAATACGAAAGCATATAAAGTCCACATGACTAAGGTCGAAGAATTGATTTTAGAGACGATTGATACATTTAAGCAAATAGAAAAAACACAATAA
- a CDS encoding efflux RND transporter periplasmic adaptor subunit: MKRITLAFSTVALFIIASCGNKNEQQQMPPSGPPTVPVIAVEKTDALTYQTYAANLEGQQNVEIRPKVNGFIQKIYVDEGQMVKKGQLLFKLETAVLNQEANAGRAVVNAAQVEVNRLKPLVERKIISEVVLETAKAKLAQAKSTFSSTQASIGYGTITSPVDGVVGSIPFKEGSLASATSEMPLTTVSDTRNMRAYFSLNEKQLLQFNKNFAGANTAEKLKNVGDIELTLVDNSIYNQKGTIETINGSMNAATGSTEFRAKFANPEGLLRNGSSGEVRIPVMRKDIMLIPQTAVFDVQGKQMVLKIGAENKVESTVIKIDGSDGENFIVIEGLAEGDQIVTAGVTKLRPGTQVVPENKSTKEAAAAKPVDSTKTTK; this comes from the coding sequence ATGAAACGAATAACACTAGCTTTTTCGACGGTTGCACTATTTATTATCGCCTCTTGTGGCAATAAAAATGAGCAACAGCAAATGCCGCCTTCTGGACCTCCAACTGTACCTGTTATCGCAGTAGAGAAAACCGATGCACTAACATACCAAACCTATGCCGCCAATTTGGAAGGACAACAAAACGTTGAAATCAGACCAAAAGTTAATGGCTTTATTCAAAAGATTTATGTTGATGAGGGTCAAATGGTAAAGAAAGGACAACTACTTTTTAAGCTTGAAACCGCTGTTCTTAACCAAGAAGCAAATGCTGGTAGAGCAGTTGTAAATGCGGCTCAAGTAGAAGTAAATCGCCTTAAACCGTTGGTAGAACGTAAGATTATTAGTGAAGTAGTTCTTGAAACCGCTAAAGCAAAATTAGCTCAGGCCAAAAGCACTTTTAGTAGTACGCAAGCAAGTATAGGCTATGGTACCATTACAAGTCCAGTTGACGGAGTGGTAGGAAGTATTCCGTTTAAAGAAGGAAGTCTTGCTAGCGCAACTTCAGAGATGCCTTTGACTACAGTTTCTGACACACGAAATATGAGAGCGTATTTCTCTCTAAACGAAAAACAACTTTTGCAGTTCAACAAAAATTTTGCAGGAGCAAATACGGCAGAAAAACTTAAAAATGTAGGTGATATCGAATTGACATTAGTAGATAATTCTATCTACAATCAGAAAGGTACTATCGAGACTATTAACGGTAGTATGAATGCTGCTACGGGAAGTACCGAATTTAGAGCAAAATTTGCGAATCCAGAAGGACTTTTACGTAACGGAAGTAGTGGCGAAGTTCGTATTCCAGTAATGCGAAAAGATATTATGTTAATCCCACAAACGGCCGTATTTGATGTACAAGGAAAACAAATGGTGCTTAAAATTGGTGCTGAAAATAAAGTTGAATCAACGGTAATCAAAATTGACGGATCTGATGGCGAAAACTTTATTGTTATTGAAGGACTTGCAGAAGGTGATCAGATAGTTACTGCTGGAGTTACAAAGCTAAGACCAGGAACGCAAGTAGTTCCCGAAAATAAAAGTACCAAAGAGGCAGCTGCAGCAAAGCCTGTTGATTCTACTAAAACTACAAAATAA
- a CDS encoding efflux RND transporter permease subunit — MIKMFINRPVLSTVVSILIVILGILGYLGLPVEQYPEIAPPTVQVSATYTGANAETVLNSVVIPLEEEINGVEGMSYMTSTAANDGSAKISVYFDLSVDPDIAAVNVQNRVARATNKLPQAVIQTGVTTVKSQSSALMFLALYSGNEEYDEIFVQNYAKINLVPKLQRVSGVGQITVFGAKDYSMRIWIDPVKMAAYKMVPADIQAALRDQNLEASPGKFGENADGVYEYAIKYKGRLSSTKEYEDIVIKAQGDGSYLRLKDVATIELGGFNYGTTNMVLGKPGVTIGVFQTSGSNARDIVAEIEKIMDEAKPTFPKGLDYSIPFNTKTFLDASIDKVLMTLLEAFILVFIVVYIFLQDFKSTLIPAIAVPVSLIGTMFFLQMFGFSINMLTLFAMILAIGIVVDDAIVVVEAVHAKLEGGMKDAKKATESAMSEITGAIISITLVMSAVFIPVSFLGGPSGVFYQQFAITLAIAILISAVNALTLSPALCAILLKPHKDNHEHKNKNFKDRFFIAFNTGFDKLNRKYVRSLGLLIQKKWITLVALLVFTGVTILLFQSTPSGFIPNEDRGIIMSDLTMPPGTTMAQTKKVINELDSILAGMPIIESRINIVGFSLLNGVNGSSYAFSVIKLKDWKDRKTAEDEVGAVVGQLFAKTAHFKDAKMLFFTPPSVSGFGSADGFDLKLMDKGDDSWQQVSEVSQAFLAELNQRPEIQYAMTNFNASFPQYQLDINVEKAKNAGISVSDIFNTLQGYYGGLYTTDFNRFGKQYRVMIQATPENRATPESINMISIRNSKNEMVAISQFVNVTRAFGPESVSRFNLLKSVTINGKANAGYSSGDAIKAIQEVAEKHLPNNYEYEFSGMSREEILAGNQAILVFMLSLIFVYFLLSAQYESYLVPFSVLLSLPVGIAGAIGFVNLAGLENNIYFQVALIMLIGLLAKNAILIVEFALQRRMHGMSLFKSAVDGAHARLRPILMTSFAFILGLVPLAFAGGVGAVGNNSIGMGAVGGMLIGTLFGVFVIPVLFVVFQGLQEKISGVKTEKPTETEVE, encoded by the coding sequence ATGATTAAGATGTTTATTAATAGACCGGTCCTTTCGACGGTTGTATCAATTTTGATTGTAATTCTGGGTATTCTAGGTTACCTAGGATTGCCAGTTGAGCAATATCCCGAAATTGCACCTCCTACGGTTCAGGTTTCTGCCACTTATACGGGTGCAAACGCTGAGACCGTACTCAATAGTGTGGTGATTCCATTGGAGGAAGAAATTAATGGTGTTGAGGGAATGAGCTATATGACTTCGACCGCCGCAAATGATGGTTCTGCAAAAATTTCTGTGTACTTTGACCTAAGTGTGGATCCGGATATCGCTGCTGTAAACGTTCAGAACAGAGTTGCGCGTGCTACAAATAAATTACCACAGGCGGTGATTCAGACTGGAGTTACAACTGTAAAAAGTCAGTCAAGTGCTTTGATGTTCCTTGCATTATATTCTGGAAACGAAGAGTATGACGAGATATTTGTGCAGAATTATGCCAAAATTAATCTTGTTCCAAAACTTCAGCGTGTAAGTGGTGTGGGACAAATTACCGTTTTTGGAGCCAAAGACTATTCGATGAGAATTTGGATTGATCCAGTAAAAATGGCTGCTTACAAAATGGTTCCTGCCGATATTCAAGCGGCGCTAAGAGATCAAAACTTAGAAGCTTCCCCTGGTAAATTTGGTGAAAATGCGGATGGCGTTTATGAATATGCTATTAAATATAAAGGACGACTATCTTCTACAAAAGAATATGAAGATATTGTAATTAAAGCTCAAGGTGATGGAAGTTACCTACGATTGAAGGATGTTGCAACCATTGAATTAGGTGGTTTCAACTACGGAACAACCAATATGGTTCTCGGAAAACCAGGTGTTACAATTGGAGTTTTTCAAACCTCGGGATCGAATGCGAGAGATATCGTTGCTGAGATCGAAAAAATTATGGATGAAGCTAAGCCAACCTTCCCTAAAGGTCTGGATTACAGTATTCCATTTAATACCAAAACATTCCTAGATGCATCAATTGATAAAGTTTTGATGACTTTATTAGAAGCATTTATCTTAGTTTTTATCGTTGTTTATATTTTTCTTCAAGATTTTAAATCAACTTTAATTCCCGCGATTGCAGTGCCCGTATCATTGATTGGTACTATGTTCTTCTTGCAGATGTTTGGATTCTCGATTAATATGCTTACGCTCTTTGCGATGATTCTCGCCATTGGTATTGTGGTCGATGATGCCATCGTCGTCGTCGAGGCAGTTCACGCGAAACTCGAGGGTGGGATGAAAGATGCCAAGAAAGCAACTGAATCTGCGATGAGTGAGATTACTGGAGCTATTATTTCCATTACCCTTGTAATGTCGGCGGTATTTATTCCAGTGTCATTTTTAGGCGGGCCTTCGGGAGTTTTCTATCAGCAATTTGCGATTACTTTAGCGATTGCAATTCTAATTTCGGCAGTAAATGCATTGACCTTATCTCCAGCATTATGTGCTATTTTATTAAAACCACATAAAGATAATCACGAGCACAAAAATAAAAACTTTAAAGACAGATTTTTCATCGCCTTTAATACAGGATTTGATAAATTAAACAGAAAATACGTTCGATCTTTAGGATTGTTAATTCAGAAAAAGTGGATTACACTTGTTGCTTTACTTGTATTTACAGGAGTAACGATCTTACTTTTCCAATCAACTCCCTCTGGATTTATTCCCAACGAAGACCGTGGAATCATTATGTCAGATTTAACGATGCCTCCAGGAACTACGATGGCACAAACTAAGAAAGTAATTAATGAATTGGATTCTATTTTAGCTGGAATGCCAATTATAGAGTCACGAATCAATATTGTTGGTTTTAGTTTATTGAATGGTGTTAATGGATCTTCTTATGCGTTTTCTGTTATTAAATTAAAAGATTGGAAAGATAGAAAAACTGCCGAAGATGAAGTTGGGGCTGTGGTAGGTCAATTATTTGCAAAAACCGCGCACTTTAAAGACGCCAAAATGTTATTTTTTACGCCACCTTCAGTTTCTGGATTTGGTAGTGCTGATGGTTTCGATTTGAAGTTAATGGACAAGGGTGATGATAGCTGGCAACAAGTAAGTGAGGTTTCTCAAGCGTTCCTTGCCGAACTAAATCAACGACCGGAGATTCAATATGCAATGACAAATTTCAACGCATCTTTCCCTCAATATCAATTGGATATTAATGTGGAAAAAGCGAAGAATGCTGGAATTTCTGTAAGTGATATTTTTAATACACTTCAAGGATATTACGGAGGATTGTACACCACAGATTTTAACCGTTTTGGTAAGCAATATAGAGTAATGATTCAGGCAACACCTGAAAACCGTGCGACTCCAGAATCTATTAATATGATTTCTATTCGAAATTCTAAGAATGAGATGGTTGCAATTAGTCAGTTTGTGAATGTTACTCGTGCTTTTGGACCAGAATCGGTGAGCAGATTTAACCTTTTAAAATCGGTTACGATTAATGGTAAAGCAAACGCAGGATATAGTTCTGGAGATGCTATTAAAGCAATTCAAGAAGTAGCCGAGAAACACTTGCCTAACAATTATGAATACGAGTTTTCTGGAATGTCACGAGAAGAAATTCTTGCAGGTAATCAAGCGATTCTGGTATTTATGTTGAGTTTAATTTTCGTTTACTTCTTGCTAAGTGCTCAATACGAAAGTTACTTGGTTCCTTTCTCAGTTTTACTTTCACTTCCTGTAGGAATTGCGGGTGCAATTGGATTTGTCAACTTAGCTGGATTGGAAAACAATATTTACTTCCAAGTAGCTCTTATTATGTTGATTGGTCTACTCGCCAAGAATGCGATTTTGATTGTAGAATTTGCCTTGCAAAGAAGAATGCACGGAATGTCATTATTCAAATCGGCAGTTGATGGAGCGCACGCTAGATTACGTCCAATTTTGATGACTTCTTTTGCCTTTATCTTAGGACTAGTTCCACTTGCATTTGCAGGAGGAGTTGGAGCTGTAGGAAATAACTCTATTGGGATGGGAGCTGTTGGAGGAATGTTAATCGGAACATTATTCGGAGTCTTTGTAATTCCAGTATTGTTTGTAGTATTCCAAGGATTGCAAGAAAAAATTAGCGGTGTAAAAACTGAAAAGCCAACTGAAACGGAAGTTGAGTAA
- a CDS encoding TolC family protein, with protein MKLNGIYKGVVVLGVALTMQSCFVAKDFTKPTVDTANLYRQDTLSTDSTSIGNISWKDLFQDPILQGTIEKGLKNNIDINLAIQNIVASKAYLAQAKEGNLPVINVGADYSRQDPSKNSALGAFSNGASDQFQLAGNLSWEADIWGKIRSNTRANNASYLQSIAAKQFVETQIIASIASNYYQLIALDQQLEITTSTITNREDSFKTIQALKDAGNVNEVAVQQTEAQLYAAQLIAEDLKSQIIILENATSILIGQKVQAIDRSKSFETLNIPSLTLGVPAVALRNRPDIVAAEYALMSNFELTNVARSSFYPSITLGASAGFQSVEIKDWFSANSIFSNLMAGIAQPILNKRANRTRLEVARANQESSLLNFQYKVLDAGREVSDALQNYKNESTKITIRDKQVLALKNAADFSDELLNYGMATYLEVLTAKEQSLNSELALILNKYQQQLALIQLYKSLGGGTK; from the coding sequence ATGAAATTAAACGGAATATATAAAGGAGTAGTTGTACTAGGGGTCGCGCTCACTATGCAATCTTGTTTTGTTGCCAAGGATTTTACAAAACCTACGGTAGATACAGCAAATTTGTACAGACAAGATACACTTAGCACAGACAGTACTTCGATAGGAAATATATCTTGGAAAGATCTTTTCCAAGATCCAATTCTGCAAGGAACAATCGAAAAAGGACTAAAGAACAATATCGATATCAATCTTGCAATTCAGAATATTGTTGCTAGTAAAGCATATTTGGCGCAAGCCAAAGAAGGAAATCTTCCTGTAATAAATGTGGGAGCAGATTATTCAAGACAAGATCCATCTAAGAATTCAGCTCTAGGAGCTTTCTCAAATGGCGCTTCTGACCAATTTCAATTGGCAGGAAACTTGTCTTGGGAAGCAGATATTTGGGGAAAGATTCGTTCGAATACAAGAGCGAATAATGCAAGTTATTTGCAGTCAATCGCGGCAAAACAATTTGTAGAAACTCAGATTATTGCCTCGATAGCTAGTAATTATTATCAATTAATTGCTTTGGATCAGCAGTTGGAAATTACTACTTCTACAATTACAAATCGTGAAGATAGTTTCAAAACTATTCAAGCTTTAAAGGATGCTGGAAATGTGAATGAAGTTGCGGTACAGCAAACAGAAGCACAATTGTATGCAGCTCAATTGATAGCCGAGGATTTAAAAAGTCAAATTATAATTTTAGAAAACGCTACAAGTATTCTAATTGGTCAGAAAGTCCAGGCGATTGATCGTTCAAAATCTTTCGAAACTCTAAATATCCCATCGCTTACTCTTGGTGTTCCAGCAGTAGCCCTGAGAAATAGACCAGATATCGTGGCGGCAGAATATGCTTTGATGTCAAATTTCGAACTAACAAACGTGGCAAGAAGTAGTTTCTATCCTTCAATTACACTTGGAGCAAGTGCAGGTTTTCAAAGTGTGGAGATCAAAGATTGGTTTAGTGCAAACTCAATATTTTCAAATCTAATGGCAGGAATTGCCCAGCCAATTTTGAATAAAAGAGCCAATAGAACAAGACTTGAAGTAGCGAGAGCAAATCAAGAATCTTCTTTGCTCAATTTTCAATACAAAGTTTTGGATGCAGGAAGAGAAGTTTCGGATGCATTGCAAAATTACAAAAACGAATCTACTAAGATAACTATTAGAGACAAACAGGTTTTAGCATTGAAAAATGCCGCTGATTTCTCTGACGAATTGCTAAACTACGGAATGGCAACGTATCTAGAAGTGCTTACCGCAAAAGAGCAATCGCTTAATAGTGAATTAGCGTTGATTTTAAATAAATATCAGCAGCAACTAGCACTTATACAATTGTATAAATCGTTAGGTGGCGGAACAAAATAG
- a CDS encoding CYTH domain-containing protein — MQEIERKFLVTSNDFKLEHGTKKVIAQGYLNSDPERTVRVRISDQVGYITVKGMGNESGITRFEWEKEISLIEAEKLLFICEPGIIQKVRYCIPYGKHTYEVDVFERENAGLVIAEVELAAEDEFFKKPLWLGEEVTGVEKYYNGYISNNPFNTWK, encoded by the coding sequence ATGCAAGAAATTGAACGTAAGTTTCTAGTTACTTCAAATGACTTTAAACTTGAACACGGAACCAAAAAAGTAATTGCACAAGGTTATTTAAATTCTGATCCCGAACGCACTGTAAGAGTACGAATAAGTGATCAAGTGGGCTATATTACGGTCAAGGGAATGGGAAACGAAAGTGGCATCACTCGATTTGAATGGGAGAAAGAAATTTCTCTGATCGAAGCTGAAAAATTACTCTTTATCTGTGAACCTGGAATTATTCAGAAAGTGAGATATTGCATTCCCTACGGAAAACACACCTACGAAGTGGATGTTTTTGAAAGAGAAAATGCAGGTCTTGTAATTGCAGAAGTAGAATTAGCTGCCGAAGATGAATTTTTTAAAAAGCCGCTTTGGCTCGGAGAAGAAGTTACTGGAGTTGAAAAATACTATAATGGATATATTAGCAACAATCCATTTAACACTTGGAAATAA
- the dinB gene encoding DNA polymerase IV, giving the protein MEEMNVERKIIHVDMDAFYASVEQMDNPELRGKALAVGGNENRGVVAAASYEARKFGVRSALSSVLAKKYCPDLIFVKPRFERYKEISQQIRAIFYDYTDLVEPLSLDEAYLDVTYNKKNNPSASLIAKEIRDRILNEVGLPASAGISCNKFIAKIASDFNKPNGQKTVPPEEVESFVEVLPIRKFHGVGKVTTEKMFSLGIFTGLDLKNKSIEFLEKNFGNSAQYYHDVARGIHHSTVKSSRIAKSVAAEHTFDENLSSEVFMADKLAEIALQVEKRIQKHNVAGKTVTLKIKYSDFTTQTRSKTLPFYISDAAMLLETAKNLLYQDVLKDSVRLLGISLTNLNTNEKKAVAVQLKFEF; this is encoded by the coding sequence ATGGAAGAGATGAATGTCGAGCGAAAAATAATTCACGTAGATATGGATGCATTTTATGCGTCGGTAGAGCAGATGGACAATCCCGAATTGCGAGGCAAGGCATTGGCAGTTGGCGGAAATGAAAATCGTGGAGTTGTGGCTGCCGCAAGTTACGAAGCTCGAAAGTTTGGCGTTCGTAGTGCGCTTAGCTCAGTTCTAGCCAAGAAATACTGTCCAGATTTAATTTTTGTAAAGCCGCGATTTGAACGTTACAAAGAAATTTCTCAACAGATACGCGCCATTTTTTACGACTACACAGATTTGGTAGAGCCATTGTCGCTTGACGAAGCCTATCTTGATGTCACTTACAATAAGAAGAATAATCCTAGTGCGTCGCTTATCGCTAAAGAAATTCGGGATAGAATTTTGAATGAAGTCGGACTTCCAGCTTCGGCGGGAATTTCTTGCAATAAATTTATCGCCAAAATTGCTTCGGATTTTAATAAACCAAATGGTCAGAAAACTGTTCCGCCCGAGGAAGTAGAAAGTTTTGTAGAAGTGCTGCCAATTCGGAAATTCCACGGCGTAGGAAAAGTCACCACCGAAAAGATGTTTAGCTTGGGAATCTTTACTGGACTGGATTTAAAAAATAAATCAATTGAATTTTTGGAGAAGAATTTCGGAAACTCCGCCCAATATTACCACGACGTAGCAAGGGGAATTCACCACAGTACGGTCAAATCTTCCCGCATTGCCAAGAGTGTGGCCGCCGAGCATACTTTCGATGAGAACTTATCGTCAGAAGTTTTTATGGCCGATAAATTGGCCGAAATTGCCCTTCAGGTGGAGAAGCGAATCCAAAAACACAATGTCGCCGGAAAGACGGTGACGCTCAAGATTAAATATTCAGATTTCACTACCCAAACCAGAAGCAAGACCTTGCCCTTTTATATTTCGGATGCTGCGATGCTACTTGAGACCGCCAAGAATCTGTTGTATCAGGACGTTTTAAAGGATTCAGTGCGACTATTGGGGATTTCACTCACAAACCTTAACACCAACGAAAAAAAGGCGGTGGCGGTTCAGTTGAAGTTTGAGTTTTAA
- a CDS encoding transposase has translation MKYKKWTLDQKLEILASSEEIGIVEACRKYGVSTGTLYNWKKKHEHKGEAGLKVTYDTKTKEHKEVVEENRILRKLLSDREIELEVQRELLKKKFGTSDPRKI, from the coding sequence ATGAAATACAAGAAATGGACTTTAGATCAGAAGCTAGAAATATTAGCTAGTTCAGAAGAAATAGGTATTGTGGAGGCTTGCCGCAAATATGGCGTTAGTACAGGTACTTTATATAATTGGAAGAAAAAGCATGAGCATAAAGGAGAGGCTGGCTTAAAAGTGACATACGATACTAAAACGAAGGAGCATAAAGAAGTGGTTGAGGAAAATCGTATTCTGCGTAAGCTCTTAAGCGATCGGGAAATTGAGTTGGAAGTACAAAGAGAGCTTTTAAAAAAAAAGTTTGGGACATCCGATCCAAGAAAGATTTAG
- a CDS encoding IS3 family transposase gives MYAKYKCSKAKIIKMVGIVASSYYRKPSLGRKGNTATTTTFHQTKGFVSQCVVVKSIKKILKHEFIDCGYRLMTSYLKRDGYKINHKKLYRIMKEEGLLKLENRISRSGSGRKFVKFRKVYTSRPLQCLEMDIKMVWVPNVGKNAYLLSIIDVHTRRILIDYFSFTIKQNHVIELLSQLFEDYQYPESVVIRSDNGSQFIAKSVREYLGLIGVQQEFTHVATPEENAHIEAYHGILKKEVFARFDYRTFGEIEQILKRFVPFYNNQRLHGLLGRITPMEKWSADKHLILMKKLTA, from the coding sequence ATCTATGCGAAGTATAAATGTAGTAAAGCTAAAATCATAAAGATGGTAGGCATAGTTGCCAGTAGCTATTATAGGAAGCCTAGCCTTGGTCGAAAAGGAAATACTGCCACAACAACCACTTTTCATCAAACTAAAGGTTTTGTAAGCCAGTGCGTGGTTGTAAAGTCTATTAAAAAGATATTAAAACACGAATTTATAGACTGTGGTTATCGACTGATGACTAGCTACTTAAAAAGAGATGGCTACAAGATAAATCATAAAAAACTATACCGAATTATGAAAGAGGAAGGTCTATTAAAACTCGAGAATAGAATTAGTAGAAGTGGTTCTGGTCGTAAATTCGTGAAGTTTAGAAAGGTTTATACCTCGAGACCTTTGCAATGTCTAGAGATGGATATTAAAATGGTGTGGGTGCCAAATGTTGGTAAAAATGCTTATTTACTATCTATAATTGATGTTCATACTAGAAGAATTTTAATAGATTATTTTTCTTTCACTATAAAACAAAATCATGTTATAGAATTGCTTTCACAACTCTTTGAAGACTATCAATATCCTGAAAGTGTCGTTATTAGAAGCGATAATGGAAGTCAGTTTATAGCTAAAAGTGTGCGCGAGTATTTAGGTTTGATAGGTGTCCAGCAGGAATTCACCCACGTTGCAACACCAGAAGAAAACGCTCATATAGAAGCTTATCATGGTATTCTAAAGAAAGAAGTATTCGCCAGGTTCGACTATCGCACGTTTGGAGAAATCGAGCAAATATTAAAACGATTTGTACCATTTTACAACAATCAAAGGCTTCACGGACTTTTAGGAAGAATAACTCCTATGGAGAAATGGAGCGCTGATAAACATCTAATTTTAATGAAAAAATTAACCGCATAA
- a CDS encoding T9SS type A sorting domain-containing protein — translation MQQAQLDASALANGIYILVLTDKDNKVLKQKFVKK, via the coding sequence TTGCAACAAGCGCAATTGGATGCTTCAGCTTTGGCCAATGGAATTTATATTTTGGTGCTTACAGATAAAGATAACAAGGTGCTAAAACAGAAATTTGTGAAGAAGTAG